The following are from one region of the Flavimobilis soli genome:
- a CDS encoding metal ABC transporter permease: MTDLLATLVEPFQYGFLQRAFAVTLVASIVCALLSCWLVLVGWSLMGDAVSHAVLPGVVLSYLAGVPFAVGALVFGIGSVALIGTVRDTSKLKEDTAIGVVFTSLFALGLVLVSVTPSQVDLSHILFGNVLGVAPADLAQVAALGAVVVVVLLAKRRDLTLYAFDPAHAHAIGLSPRRLGALLLGLLAVTVVVALQAVGVILVVAMLIIPGATAYLLSDRIDRMLVVAPLVAAVCAVVGFAASYALDASPAGMVVLAQGVVFTCVHLGTWFTRRRLS, encoded by the coding sequence ATGACCGACCTCCTCGCGACCCTCGTCGAGCCCTTCCAGTACGGCTTCCTCCAGCGGGCGTTCGCCGTCACCCTCGTCGCGTCGATCGTGTGCGCGCTGCTCTCGTGCTGGCTCGTGCTCGTCGGCTGGTCCCTCATGGGCGACGCCGTCTCGCACGCCGTCCTGCCCGGCGTCGTGCTGTCCTACCTCGCCGGCGTGCCCTTCGCCGTCGGCGCCCTCGTCTTCGGCATCGGCTCGGTCGCGCTCATCGGCACGGTCCGCGACACGTCGAAGCTCAAGGAGGACACCGCGATCGGCGTCGTCTTCACGAGCCTCTTCGCGCTCGGCCTCGTGCTCGTCTCCGTGACGCCGAGCCAGGTCGACCTCAGCCACATCCTGTTCGGCAACGTCCTCGGCGTCGCGCCCGCCGACCTCGCCCAGGTCGCCGCGCTCGGCGCGGTCGTCGTCGTCGTGCTCCTCGCCAAGCGGCGCGACCTCACGTTGTACGCGTTCGACCCTGCGCACGCCCACGCGATCGGCCTCTCGCCGCGGCGGCTCGGAGCGCTGCTGCTCGGCCTGCTCGCCGTGACCGTCGTCGTCGCGCTCCAGGCGGTCGGTGTCATCCTCGTCGTCGCGATGCTGATCATCCCCGGCGCGACCGCCTACCTCCTGAGCGACCGCATCGACCGGATGCTCGTCGTCGCACCCCTCGTCGCGGCCGTGTGCGCCGTCGTCGGCTTCGCCGCGTCGTACGCGCTCGACGCGTCGCCCGCCGGCATGGTCGTCCTCGCGCAGGGCGTCGTGTTCACGTGCGTGCACCTCGGCACGTGGTTCACGCGCCGACGGTTATCGTGA
- a CDS encoding metal-dependent transcriptional regulator: MRRDIDITPVVEDYLKVVWSAQEWSDTPVTTKLLAERLGVGASTVSETVRRMCGMGLLEHERYGAISLTDEGRDLAVAMVRRHRLLETYLVERLGYQWDEVHEEAEVLEHAVSDLLIDRMDAALGHPRRDPHGDPIPTAQGELEPSSARTIDELPQGGAGVVTRISDADGDMLRWFADLGLGLDARVEVRARREFAGVVTVAWTADDGGPERQADLGLPAARAVWVDVEDAEAGE; the protein is encoded by the coding sequence GTGCGCCGCGACATCGACATCACCCCCGTCGTCGAGGACTACCTCAAGGTCGTGTGGTCGGCCCAGGAGTGGTCCGACACCCCCGTGACGACCAAGCTGCTCGCCGAGCGCCTGGGGGTCGGCGCGTCCACCGTCTCCGAGACCGTCCGCCGCATGTGCGGCATGGGCCTCCTCGAGCACGAGCGCTACGGCGCGATCTCGTTGACCGACGAGGGACGCGACCTCGCCGTCGCCATGGTCCGCAGGCACCGCCTGCTCGAGACCTATCTCGTCGAACGCCTCGGCTACCAGTGGGACGAGGTCCACGAGGAGGCCGAGGTGCTCGAGCATGCCGTCTCCGACCTGCTCATCGACCGCATGGACGCAGCGCTGGGCCACCCCCGCCGCGACCCGCACGGCGACCCCATCCCGACCGCGCAGGGCGAGCTCGAGCCGAGCTCTGCCCGCACGATCGACGAGCTGCCGCAGGGGGGCGCTGGCGTCGTCACCCGCATCTCCGATGCCGACGGCGACATGCTGCGCTGGTTCGCCGACCTCGGCCTCGGCCTCGACGCCCGCGTCGAGGTCCGCGCCCGCCGCGAGTTCGCCGGAGTCGTCACCGTCGCCTGGACGGCAGACGACGGAGGACCCGAGCGGCAGGCCGACCTGGGCCTGCCTGCGGCACGCGCCGTGTGGGTCGACGTCGAGGACGCCGAGGCGGGGGAGTGA
- a CDS encoding MFS transporter — protein sequence MTAATDGQTAGLRAAMPALLALAVGGFTIGTTEFASMGLVPLIADDLAVSVPTAGHAVTAYAVGVVAGAPTLTVLAARVERTRLLLILMGMFVVGHVLSALAGSMGLLIVARFLAGLPHGAFFGVGAVVGAAVAGPRNRGKAIGMMMAGLTIANMIGVPLTTRVGQVWGWRATFWIVAVLALLTMLSLWRLVPRGAGGEGSSVRDEVRALRNGPLWIAFAAGAIGFGGLFAVYTYVGPLVTEVGRMSTESIPLVMGLFGLAMTVGVLVGGRLVDRGVLRTVVLGFVTTLLALVLLGATGSAPVMLVVGLVALGVTSQVLGLAMQARLMDLSPLAPSLGAALCHSALNAGNAEGAFVGGLVIDAGWGYLATAWVGAALTAVGLLVVLAVGRQRTGLPVAERVRRSLEDTPADEV from the coding sequence GTGACCGCCGCGACGGACGGCCAGACGGCCGGGCTGCGGGCAGCGATGCCCGCGCTCCTCGCGCTCGCGGTCGGCGGGTTCACGATCGGCACGACCGAGTTCGCCTCCATGGGGCTCGTCCCGCTCATCGCCGACGACCTCGCCGTCTCCGTCCCGACGGCCGGGCACGCGGTCACCGCGTACGCCGTCGGCGTCGTCGCGGGCGCGCCGACCCTCACCGTCCTCGCCGCGCGCGTCGAACGCACCCGGCTGCTGCTGATCCTCATGGGGATGTTCGTCGTCGGTCACGTGCTGTCCGCGCTCGCGGGCTCGATGGGGCTGCTGATCGTGGCCCGCTTCCTCGCCGGGCTGCCGCACGGCGCGTTCTTCGGGGTCGGTGCGGTCGTGGGCGCGGCCGTCGCAGGGCCGCGCAACCGTGGCAAGGCGATCGGCATGATGATGGCCGGCCTGACGATCGCGAACATGATCGGGGTGCCGCTCACGACGCGCGTCGGGCAGGTCTGGGGGTGGCGCGCGACCTTCTGGATCGTCGCGGTCCTCGCGCTGCTCACGATGCTCTCGCTGTGGCGCCTCGTGCCGCGAGGCGCGGGCGGCGAGGGCTCGTCCGTGCGTGACGAGGTGCGCGCCCTGCGCAACGGCCCGCTCTGGATCGCCTTCGCCGCGGGAGCGATCGGCTTCGGCGGTCTGTTCGCGGTGTACACGTACGTCGGACCGCTCGTCACCGAGGTCGGCCGCATGTCGACGGAGAGCATCCCGCTCGTCATGGGCCTGTTCGGCCTCGCGATGACCGTCGGGGTGCTCGTCGGCGGGCGGCTCGTCGACCGTGGCGTGCTCCGCACCGTCGTGCTCGGCTTCGTCACGACCCTCCTCGCGCTCGTCCTCCTCGGCGCAACCGGATCCGCGCCGGTGATGCTCGTCGTCGGGCTCGTCGCGCTCGGCGTGACCTCGCAGGTGCTCGGCCTCGCGATGCAGGCCCGCCTCATGGACCTGTCGCCGCTCGCGCCCTCGCTCGGGGCGGCCCTGTGCCACTCGGCGCTCAACGCGGGCAACGCGGAGGGCGCGTTCGTCGGCGGTCTCGTGATCGACGCCGGCTGGGGCTACCTCGCGACCGCGTGGGTCGGTGCGGCTCTGACCGCCGTCGGGCTGCTCGTCGTGCTCGCCGTCGGGCGGCAGCGCACCGGCCTCCCGGTCGCGGAGCGGGTGCGTCGCAGCCTCGAGGACACGCCCGCCGACGAGGTGTGA
- a CDS encoding vitamin K epoxide reductase family protein has product MTDPTADHVPDGASQLDEIDDGVIAPRPLADRTLGRILVILGLVGLAGSLALAIERYLSLVDPDHQPTCSINALLTCSPAMASDAGSLLGFPNPYIGLGAFPVVVTIGVVLLAVPGIAFPRWFWRTFLVVATAATGLIAYLVYTSLEVLVALCPYCMVVWFATLPIFWFLLVRNVQDGLFGGSASSGIVRQRGLLLAAMFVALLAWIVVGLGPSIAGAFA; this is encoded by the coding sequence GTGACCGACCCGACAGCCGACCACGTGCCCGACGGCGCGTCGCAGCTCGACGAGATCGACGACGGCGTCATCGCGCCGCGCCCGCTCGCGGACCGCACCCTCGGCCGGATCCTCGTGATCCTCGGGCTCGTCGGCCTCGCGGGCTCGCTCGCCCTCGCGATCGAGCGCTATCTGTCGCTCGTCGACCCGGACCACCAGCCGACGTGCTCGATCAACGCGCTGCTCACGTGCAGCCCGGCGATGGCGTCCGACGCGGGCAGCCTGCTGGGCTTCCCCAACCCGTACATCGGCCTCGGCGCGTTCCCGGTCGTCGTGACGATCGGCGTCGTGCTCCTCGCCGTTCCCGGTATCGCGTTCCCGCGCTGGTTCTGGCGCACTTTCCTCGTCGTGGCGACGGCTGCCACGGGCCTTATCGCCTACCTCGTGTACACGAGCCTCGAGGTCCTCGTCGCGCTGTGCCCCTACTGCATGGTCGTGTGGTTCGCGACGCTCCCGATCTTCTGGTTCCTGCTCGTGCGCAACGTCCAGGACGGCCTGTTCGGCGGCAGCGCGTCGTCGGGCATCGTGCGTCAGCGCGGCCTGCTGCTCGCGGCGATGTTCGTCGCGCTGCTCGCGTGGATCGTCGTCGGCCTCGGCCCGAGCATCGCGGGCGCGTTCGCCTGA
- the leuS gene encoding leucine--tRNA ligase, whose translation MTDKPNVPNQPAPARSGAPSPEEPRLRYTPQLAEEIELRWQDRWAERGTFWAANPSGPLTDGKGRHADPGSPSFFVMDMFPYPSGAGLHVGHPLGYIATDVVGRFRRMCGDNVLHALAFDAFGLPAEQYAVQTGQHPRITTEQNIANMQRQLRRLGLAHDERRSFATTDSEYVRWTQWIFLQIFNSWYDETAVRPDGGTGKARPIAELEAELADGTRPTPDGTPWAEMDAVARRRVIDSYRLAYVSESPVNWCPGLGTVLANEEVTADGRSERGNFPVFQRSLRQWNMRITAYADRLADDLELIDWPDKVKAMQRNWIGRSQGAKVRFDVQGGSEVEVFTTRPDTLFGATFMVVAPEHPLLDEVPAEWPDGTRDAWTGGHENPAAAVAAYRAEAAAKTAVERQADAGRKTGVFTGHLATNPVNGALLPVFTADYVLMGYGTGAIMAVPGGDERDYAFAEAFDVPVIYTVDAPEGTPDGARTGDGAIINSSNDSISLDGLSVPEAKAAMIAWLEERGIGEGTITYRLRDWLFSRQRYWGEPFPIVYDENDLPIAVPDSALPVDLPDVPDYSPRTYDPQDADSSPEPPLGRNEDWVNVTLDLGDGPRQYRRDTNTMPNWAGSCWYYLRYLDPTNADAVVAAELEKYWLGPDHNATAGAAGGVDLYVGGVEHAVLHLLYARFWHKVLFDLGHVSGSEPFHKLFNQGYIQAYAYTDERGAYVPAAEVTETTGADGQTEYRYQGELVNREYGKMGKSLKNIVTPDEMYDAFGADTFRVYEMSMGPLDLSRPWETRAVVGSQRFLQRLWRNVVDETTGAVTVTDEEPDVATLRVLHRAIADVRTEMEAMRPNTAIAKLITLNNHLTSLPAVPRVAAEAIVLMTAPVAPHIAEELWERLGHTESLAYEPFPVADEAYLVEDTVTCVVQVQGKVRARLEVSPSISDADLEAAALAEPALVRFLDGRPVRKVIVKAPKLVNVVI comes from the coding sequence GTGACTGACAAGCCCAACGTCCCGAACCAGCCTGCTCCCGCGCGCTCCGGCGCCCCGTCCCCGGAGGAGCCGCGACTGCGCTACACGCCGCAGCTCGCCGAGGAGATCGAGCTCCGCTGGCAGGACCGCTGGGCCGAGCGCGGGACGTTCTGGGCGGCCAACCCGAGCGGGCCGCTCACCGACGGCAAGGGCCGCCACGCGGACCCCGGCTCGCCGAGCTTCTTCGTCATGGACATGTTCCCCTACCCCTCGGGTGCGGGCCTGCACGTCGGCCACCCGCTCGGCTACATCGCGACCGACGTCGTCGGCCGCTTCCGCCGCATGTGTGGCGACAACGTGCTGCACGCGCTCGCGTTCGACGCGTTCGGCCTGCCCGCCGAGCAGTACGCGGTCCAGACCGGTCAGCACCCGCGCATCACGACCGAGCAGAACATCGCGAACATGCAGCGCCAGCTCCGCCGCCTGGGCCTCGCCCACGACGAGCGCCGCTCCTTCGCGACGACGGACAGCGAGTACGTGCGCTGGACGCAGTGGATCTTCCTTCAGATCTTCAACTCCTGGTACGACGAGACGGCCGTGCGGCCCGACGGCGGCACCGGCAAGGCCCGCCCGATCGCCGAGCTCGAGGCCGAGCTCGCCGACGGCACGCGTCCCACCCCGGACGGCACGCCGTGGGCCGAGATGGACGCCGTCGCACGCCGCCGCGTCATCGACTCCTACCGCCTCGCCTACGTCTCCGAGTCGCCCGTGAACTGGTGCCCCGGGCTGGGCACCGTCCTCGCGAACGAGGAGGTCACCGCCGACGGCCGGTCCGAGCGCGGCAACTTCCCCGTCTTCCAGCGCAGCCTGCGCCAGTGGAACATGCGCATCACCGCGTACGCCGACCGCCTCGCGGACGACCTCGAGCTCATCGACTGGCCCGACAAGGTCAAGGCGATGCAGCGCAACTGGATCGGCCGCTCGCAGGGCGCCAAGGTCCGGTTCGACGTCCAGGGCGGCAGCGAGGTCGAGGTCTTCACGACCCGCCCCGACACCCTGTTCGGCGCGACCTTCATGGTCGTCGCCCCCGAGCACCCCCTGCTCGACGAGGTGCCCGCCGAGTGGCCCGACGGCACGCGTGACGCGTGGACCGGCGGCCACGAGAACCCGGCCGCGGCGGTCGCCGCGTACCGCGCCGAGGCCGCCGCGAAGACCGCCGTCGAGCGCCAGGCCGACGCCGGCCGCAAGACCGGCGTCTTCACGGGCCACCTCGCGACCAACCCCGTCAACGGCGCGCTGCTGCCCGTCTTCACCGCCGACTACGTGCTCATGGGCTACGGCACCGGCGCGATCATGGCCGTCCCCGGCGGGGACGAGCGCGACTACGCGTTCGCCGAGGCCTTCGACGTCCCCGTCATCTACACGGTCGACGCGCCCGAGGGCACGCCGGACGGCGCCCGCACGGGCGACGGCGCGATCATCAACTCGTCGAACGACTCGATCTCGCTCGACGGCCTGTCCGTCCCCGAGGCGAAGGCCGCGATGATCGCGTGGCTCGAGGAGCGCGGAATCGGCGAGGGCACGATCACGTACCGCCTGCGCGACTGGCTGTTCAGCCGCCAGCGCTACTGGGGCGAGCCCTTCCCGATCGTCTACGACGAGAACGACCTGCCGATCGCCGTCCCCGACTCGGCCCTGCCGGTTGACCTGCCCGACGTACCCGACTACTCGCCGCGCACGTACGACCCGCAGGACGCCGACTCGTCGCCCGAGCCGCCGCTCGGCCGCAACGAGGACTGGGTGAACGTGACCCTCGACCTCGGTGACGGCCCGCGCCAGTACCGCCGCGACACCAACACGATGCCCAACTGGGCCGGGTCGTGCTGGTACTACCTGCGCTACCTCGACCCGACCAACGCGGACGCCGTCGTGGCCGCCGAGCTCGAGAAGTACTGGCTCGGCCCGGACCACAACGCGACCGCCGGCGCCGCGGGCGGCGTCGACCTGTACGTCGGCGGCGTCGAGCACGCCGTGCTGCACCTGCTGTACGCGCGCTTCTGGCACAAGGTCCTCTTCGACCTCGGCCACGTCTCGGGCTCGGAGCCCTTCCACAAGCTCTTCAACCAGGGCTACATCCAGGCCTACGCGTACACCGACGAGCGCGGCGCGTACGTGCCGGCCGCCGAGGTCACCGAGACCACCGGCGCCGACGGCCAGACCGAGTACCGATACCAGGGCGAGCTCGTCAACCGTGAGTACGGGAAGATGGGCAAGTCCCTCAAGAACATCGTGACGCCCGACGAGATGTACGACGCCTTCGGCGCCGACACCTTCCGTGTCTACGAGATGTCGATGGGACCGCTCGACCTGTCGCGCCCGTGGGAGACGCGTGCCGTCGTCGGCTCGCAGCGCTTCCTGCAGCGCCTGTGGCGCAACGTCGTCGACGAGACGACCGGCGCCGTCACCGTGACGGACGAAGAGCCCGACGTCGCGACGCTGCGCGTGCTGCACCGCGCGATCGCCGACGTGCGCACCGAGATGGAGGCGATGCGCCCCAACACGGCGATCGCCAAGCTCATCACGCTCAACAACCACCTCACGAGCCTGCCCGCGGTCCCGCGGGTGGCTGCCGAGGCGATCGTGCTCATGACCGCGCCCGTCGCGCCGCACATCGCAGAGGAGCTGTGGGAGCGTCTCGGCCACACCGAGTCGCTCGCGTACGAGCCGTTCCCGGTCGCCGACGAGGCCTACCTCGTCGAGGACACCGTCACGTGCGTCGTCCAGGTCCAGGGCAAGGTCCGTGCGCGCCTCGAGGTGTCGCCGTCGATCAGCGACGCCGACCTCGAGGCCGCCGCCCTCGCCGAGCCCGCGCTCGTGCGCTTCCTCGACGGCCGTCCCGTGCGGAAGGTCATCGTCAAGGCGCCGAAGCTCGTCAACGTCGTCATCTGA
- a CDS encoding DUF3375 domain-containing protein: MEIPHTAIGGALAGAQRAFERPTLTLLHKQSAPLVVAVFASAFQGRQSIGVEQLHLEVSDLLAQLKAAGTPDVPDDPARVLCARWVRERWLIKNVNDADEEEYQLTSHAQEALDFVARAGGARSLVSESRIRALLDAVDHFAQDANPDREARIASLDEQIARLTAERDRLARGGEIEPVPDARMEEQHDHLLLLMRELPTDFTRVAESIKELQRTIIQQLREDDRPTGEILEEYLTASENLMENTPEGRAFLGALELLGDPGLLARLDADLAAVLQHPFAERLTRAQRTALRGIRHQIVSSIEVVLAEQARASRTLTAQIRSHNPLRDRELDHAIRDVVSALSEWFPRTSRGARVEPLTWLGRANLGRLRDSLHDLRPESPPPVLDDWADDEPGLDEAELAQIRSMGGPRHADIDAHVRTLLASGADVSVAEAFAAASDELRRPVDLLGYLELADAAATPTSADAAVPVESVVARRPDGTQRTFVVPRVPLRPTRSDENLTPASPDPGGRS; this comes from the coding sequence GTGGAGATCCCGCACACCGCGATCGGCGGTGCGCTCGCCGGTGCGCAGCGCGCCTTCGAGCGGCCGACGCTCACGCTCCTGCACAAGCAGAGCGCGCCGCTCGTCGTCGCCGTCTTCGCGTCGGCGTTCCAGGGCCGGCAGTCGATCGGCGTCGAGCAGCTTCACCTCGAGGTCTCCGACCTGCTCGCGCAGCTCAAGGCCGCCGGCACGCCCGACGTGCCGGACGACCCGGCGCGCGTCCTGTGCGCGCGCTGGGTGCGTGAGCGGTGGCTCATCAAGAACGTCAACGACGCCGACGAGGAGGAGTACCAGCTCACCTCGCACGCGCAGGAGGCGCTCGACTTCGTCGCGCGCGCCGGCGGCGCTCGCTCGCTCGTCTCCGAGTCGCGCATCCGCGCGCTGCTCGACGCCGTCGACCACTTCGCGCAGGACGCCAACCCCGACCGGGAGGCGCGGATCGCGTCGCTCGACGAGCAGATCGCCCGGCTGACCGCGGAGCGCGACCGCCTCGCCCGGGGTGGCGAGATCGAGCCCGTGCCCGACGCCCGCATGGAGGAGCAGCACGACCACCTGCTGCTGCTCATGCGCGAGCTGCCGACCGACTTCACGCGCGTCGCGGAGTCGATCAAGGAGCTGCAGCGCACGATCATCCAGCAGCTGCGCGAGGACGACCGCCCCACGGGCGAGATCCTCGAGGAGTACCTGACAGCGTCCGAGAACCTCATGGAGAACACTCCCGAGGGACGCGCGTTCCTCGGGGCGCTCGAGCTGCTCGGTGACCCTGGCCTGCTCGCGCGTCTCGACGCCGACCTCGCCGCGGTGCTGCAGCACCCGTTCGCCGAGCGGCTCACGCGCGCCCAGCGCACGGCGCTGCGTGGTATCCGCCACCAGATCGTCTCGTCGATCGAGGTCGTGCTCGCCGAGCAGGCGCGCGCCTCGCGCACGCTCACCGCGCAGATCCGCTCGCACAACCCCTTGCGAGACCGCGAGCTCGACCACGCGATCCGCGACGTGGTCTCCGCGCTGTCCGAGTGGTTCCCGCGCACGTCTCGTGGCGCCCGCGTCGAACCGCTCACCTGGCTCGGCCGCGCGAACCTCGGCCGCCTGCGCGACTCGCTCCACGACCTGCGGCCCGAGTCGCCGCCCCCCGTGCTCGACGACTGGGCCGACGACGAGCCCGGCCTCGACGAGGCGGAGCTCGCGCAGATCCGCTCGATGGGAGGGCCCCGGCACGCGGACATCGACGCGCACGTGCGCACGCTGCTCGCCTCCGGCGCGGACGTGTCTGTCGCCGAGGCGTTCGCGGCGGCCTCGGACGAGCTGCGCCGCCCGGTCGACCTGCTCGGCTACCTCGAGCTCGCCGACGCCGCCGCGACCCCGACGAGCGCGGACGCCGCGGTGCCCGTCGAGAGCGTCGTGGCTCGTCGGCCCGACGGTACTCAGCGCACGTTCGTCGTGCCGCGCGTCCCGCTGCGCCCCACCCGCAGCGACGAGAACCTGACCCCCGCCAGCCCTGACCCCGGAGGACGATCATGA
- a CDS encoding DUF4194 domain-containing protein, whose protein sequence is MTEDLTTVPVAHDPGAFVDQVAMEEDTAVLFDGDKGQLPYEARRAFALLLRSRYLSAADNPGEWRALLAHQDVLESRCHDLFLQLVVDRDYELAYKTQVREDGLAVPILLKDEPYKRVETLMMVHLRNAFRQQQGAGERVAFIDAEELVEYALSYLAQDETNLAARRREADNAIATLVREHVLDEVGEGRYRILPVIEVLLPVDRLHELARWLRNPAGDDDAADPGGDAALDEGDVEEDADDAPEDDAAGEAAPSGADAPADAPDALHDDAEEALL, encoded by the coding sequence ATGACCGAGGACCTGACCACGGTGCCCGTCGCGCACGACCCCGGTGCCTTCGTCGACCAGGTCGCGATGGAGGAGGACACAGCCGTCCTGTTCGACGGCGACAAGGGCCAGCTCCCGTACGAGGCGCGGCGCGCCTTCGCGCTCCTGCTGCGTTCGCGCTACCTCTCCGCGGCGGACAACCCGGGGGAGTGGCGCGCGCTGCTCGCGCACCAGGATGTGCTCGAGAGCCGCTGCCACGACCTGTTCCTGCAGCTCGTCGTCGACCGCGACTACGAGCTCGCGTACAAGACGCAGGTCCGCGAGGACGGCCTCGCCGTCCCGATCCTGCTCAAGGACGAGCCGTACAAGCGCGTCGAGACGCTCATGATGGTGCACCTGCGCAACGCCTTCCGTCAGCAGCAGGGTGCGGGTGAGCGCGTCGCGTTCATCGACGCCGAGGAGCTCGTCGAGTACGCGCTGAGCTACCTCGCGCAGGACGAGACGAACCTCGCCGCGCGCCGCCGCGAGGCGGACAACGCGATCGCGACGCTCGTGCGCGAGCACGTGCTCGACGAGGTCGGGGAGGGCCGCTACCGCATCCTGCCCGTGATCGAGGTGCTCCTCCCGGTCGACCGCCTGCACGAGCTCGCACGGTGGCTGCGCAACCCTGCGGGCGACGACGATGCTGCGGACCCGGGTGGGGACGCCGCCCTCGACGAGGGCGACGTCGAGGAGGACGCCGACGACGCGCCCGAGGACGACGCAGCCGGCGAGGCCGCGCCGAGCGGCGCAGACGCCCCGGCCGACGCCCCCGACGCCCTGCACGACGACGCCGAGGAGGCGCTGCTGTGA